A genomic segment from Luteolibacter ambystomatis encodes:
- a CDS encoding BPSS1187 family protein — MIRTLPLLLATALPLLAEPSSPPAEGKRYDLTARASVIDSRAKEHPEIDFLFQKNGKPADVEHATVDTRVAPQGKLVIWLMGYNAGLFERVSGYGLHAIQVHYANGWFSKLYSGQPPADDLFLSKVRLEAATGEDFSPAVEIPKPDGMMERALQFVKWLDHENPQGRWGQFLTEDGKDLRWDRVIISGASHGSTTAARFAKYKAVNRAVLFCGPRDQFEVWQKLPSATPGNRIFAFSHVQDAGWAGDHYPRSWQLMKLNDYGPIVNVDSMPAPYGHTRRLISAADVGGNPDKAHGSVTPGGNSPKGPDGKFLYEDVWRYLFTSPVEKTGRPVPPEPCKLDQRTK, encoded by the coding sequence ATGATCCGCACCCTGCCGCTGCTGCTGGCGACCGCCCTGCCCCTCCTCGCGGAACCCTCCTCCCCACCCGCGGAGGGAAAACGCTACGACCTCACCGCCCGCGCCAGCGTGATCGACTCCCGTGCCAAGGAGCATCCGGAGATCGACTTCTTGTTCCAAAAAAACGGGAAGCCCGCGGACGTCGAGCATGCCACCGTGGACACCCGGGTGGCCCCACAGGGCAAACTGGTCATCTGGCTCATGGGCTACAATGCCGGGCTCTTCGAGCGGGTCTCCGGTTACGGCCTCCACGCCATCCAGGTCCATTACGCCAATGGCTGGTTCTCCAAGCTCTACTCCGGCCAGCCGCCCGCGGATGACCTGTTTCTCTCAAAGGTCCGCCTGGAGGCCGCCACCGGCGAGGACTTCAGCCCGGCCGTGGAGATCCCGAAGCCGGATGGCATGATGGAACGCGCGCTCCAGTTCGTGAAATGGCTGGATCATGAAAATCCGCAGGGCCGTTGGGGCCAGTTCCTGACCGAGGATGGCAAGGACCTGCGTTGGGACCGGGTCATCATTTCCGGTGCCTCTCACGGTTCCACCACCGCCGCCCGCTTCGCGAAATACAAGGCGGTGAACCGTGCTGTGCTGTTCTGCGGCCCCCGCGACCAGTTTGAGGTCTGGCAAAAACTCCCCTCCGCCACCCCGGGCAACCGGATTTTCGCCTTCAGCCACGTGCAGGATGCCGGCTGGGCTGGCGATCACTACCCGCGGTCCTGGCAACTCATGAAGCTGAACGACTACGGCCCGATTGTGAACGTGGACAGCATGCCTGCCCCCTATGGCCACACCCGCCGGCTGATCTCCGCCGCCGATGTGGGAGGGAATCCGGACAAAGCCCACGGTTCCGTCACCCCCGGCGGCAATTCCCCCAAGGGACCCGATGGCAAATTCCTTTACGAGGACGTTTGGCGCTACCTCTTCACCAGCCCGGTCGAAAAAACCGGCAGGCCGGTGCCACCAGAGCCGTGCAAACTGGATCAGAGGACGAAGTGA
- a CDS encoding S1 family peptidase yields MKPIAFALLLPALSASAAPVVIDDMVVLKNLREKLGELGDKHEAVNGKALMKKLEKAPKKAAVALPANPPKPSGYNDLVKSIFVVASAYKCEDCDEWHNGGTASAWCLTEDGVMVTNRHVFLVPEDESWGVYGVDGKLYKITSILASDPESDAVLFRVDTAGAKLVPLKLGEDADVGTRVRIVSHPGEHFYFQTSGEVSRYSMDRTLEDDSKETLWQSVTAEFAEGSSGGPVLDPDGAVVGMVSNTEAINHEGGEEESPETPEPKRPVDQEAKPAEPKNQKGGKEPKAPTPPKGKEAPKPKDAEPKGQPVPEPAGNEQQMMIKNCVPASKIRNLIEK; encoded by the coding sequence ATGAAGCCCATCGCCTTCGCTCTCCTGCTTCCGGCTCTCTCCGCTTCCGCCGCTCCGGTGGTGATCGATGACATGGTCGTTTTGAAGAATCTCCGCGAGAAGCTCGGAGAGCTCGGCGACAAACATGAAGCTGTGAATGGCAAGGCTCTCATGAAGAAGCTGGAGAAGGCGCCAAAAAAGGCTGCGGTCGCGCTGCCCGCCAATCCGCCGAAGCCATCGGGCTATAACGATCTCGTGAAGAGCATCTTCGTCGTCGCCTCCGCATACAAATGCGAGGACTGCGACGAATGGCACAACGGCGGCACCGCCTCCGCGTGGTGCCTTACCGAGGACGGCGTGATGGTGACGAACCGCCATGTCTTCCTCGTGCCCGAGGATGAATCGTGGGGTGTCTATGGTGTCGACGGAAAGCTCTACAAGATCACCTCCATCCTGGCCTCCGATCCGGAGTCGGACGCGGTGTTGTTCAGAGTGGATACCGCGGGCGCGAAGCTCGTGCCGCTGAAGCTGGGCGAGGATGCCGATGTCGGCACGCGCGTCCGTATCGTCAGCCATCCGGGCGAACACTTCTACTTCCAGACCAGCGGCGAGGTTTCCCGCTACTCCATGGATCGTACGTTGGAAGACGACAGCAAGGAGACTCTCTGGCAATCCGTAACCGCGGAATTCGCCGAGGGATCTTCCGGCGGCCCCGTGCTCGATCCGGATGGCGCGGTCGTGGGCATGGTATCTAACACCGAGGCGATCAACCACGAAGGCGGAGAGGAAGAGTCACCGGAAACACCGGAGCCGAAGCGCCCCGTCGATCAGGAAGCCAAGCCCGCCGAGCCAAAAAATCAGAAAGGCGGCAAGGAACCGAAAGCCCCCACCCCGCCAAAAGGCAAGGAGGCTCCAAAGCCGAAGGATGCCGAGCCAAAAGGCCAGCCCGTCCCGGAACCCGCAGGCAACGAGCAGCAGATGATGATCAAGAACTGCGTGCCCGCCTCGAAGATCCGCAATCTGATCGAGAAGTAG
- a CDS encoding bifunctional riboflavin kinase/FAD synthetase, with protein MLRLTRFEELAEATGPLHLALGVFDGVHLGHRGVIGRALEAARREGGKAGVVTFDPHPIRVLAPEKAPRALLATLDHKAHLLAELGVDLLFAIHFDEAFARMEAETFIDRLCMAPVKTISIGEDWKFGHARRGDVPMLRTFSAERGFRLEAVPPVMADGERISSTRIRQAIRDGNLAAASSMLGRTYSVEGHVMEGRKLGRQLGFPTANVATGDVQLPPDGVWAVRAALEDEKLEGVANLGVRPTVDGVQHALEVHLFDFVGDLYHRTLEVTFISHLRGEKKFGSLDELKHQIGLDAESARTILAETP; from the coding sequence GTGCTCCGTCTCACCCGATTCGAGGAACTCGCTGAAGCCACCGGCCCGTTGCATCTGGCTCTGGGCGTGTTCGATGGCGTCCACCTCGGCCATCGCGGAGTGATCGGGCGTGCCCTAGAGGCCGCACGCCGCGAGGGTGGCAAGGCGGGCGTCGTCACCTTCGATCCTCATCCCATCCGCGTCCTTGCGCCGGAAAAGGCTCCGCGTGCGCTGCTCGCCACGCTCGACCACAAGGCCCATCTTCTAGCCGAGCTCGGCGTCGATCTCCTCTTCGCCATCCACTTTGATGAAGCCTTCGCCCGCATGGAGGCGGAGACGTTCATCGACCGCCTGTGCATGGCACCGGTGAAAACCATCTCGATCGGCGAGGATTGGAAATTCGGCCACGCCCGCCGCGGCGACGTGCCGATGCTCCGGACCTTTTCCGCCGAGCGGGGCTTCCGGCTTGAAGCGGTGCCCCCGGTCATGGCCGATGGCGAGCGCATCAGCAGCACCCGCATCCGCCAGGCCATCCGCGATGGCAATCTGGCCGCCGCCTCTTCCATGCTGGGCCGGACCTACAGCGTGGAAGGCCACGTCATGGAAGGACGAAAGCTCGGTCGCCAGCTCGGCTTCCCTACCGCCAATGTCGCGACCGGTGACGTCCAACTCCCCCCCGACGGCGTGTGGGCGGTGCGGGCCGCCCTTGAAGATGAGAAACTGGAAGGCGTGGCCAATCTCGGCGTGCGCCCGACTGTCGATGGCGTGCAACATGCACTGGAAGTCCATCTTTTCGATTTCGTCGGCGATCTCTACCACCGCACGCTGGAAGTCACGTTTATCTCCCATCTCCGCGGGGAGAAGAAATTCGGCTCCCTCGATGAGTTGAAGCACCAGATCGGGCTGGATGCCGAATCCGCCCGGACCATTCTCGCCGAGACCCCATGA
- a CDS encoding DUF883 family protein has translation MSTSIFHSKEQGRQAVEDVKDQARQAANDVRDAADEVAGRARRIGANLRENASDAVQRATGAVRELKSRGTDAADHVRDFIREKPLAAVVGFAAFGLAVGYLLRPAPRKRGWFDASDISDILQPLERRARSGYRDLRSRGADVIGSVQDRIPDHPVDAMVDRARSFGRNFKFW, from the coding sequence ATGAGCACATCAATTTTCCATTCCAAGGAACAGGGCCGCCAGGCGGTGGAGGATGTGAAGGATCAAGCCCGGCAGGCTGCCAATGATGTCCGCGACGCGGCCGATGAGGTGGCGGGACGCGCCCGCCGCATCGGAGCCAATCTCCGGGAAAATGCTTCCGATGCGGTTCAACGCGCCACGGGCGCTGTCCGCGAACTGAAATCCCGGGGCACCGATGCCGCCGACCATGTCCGTGATTTCATCCGCGAAAAGCCGCTGGCAGCCGTGGTCGGATTCGCCGCCTTCGGGCTGGCGGTGGGTTATCTTCTGCGTCCGGCTCCACGCAAGCGCGGCTGGTTCGATGCCTCCGACATTTCCGATATTCTCCAGCCTCTGGAACGCCGCGCGCGTTCCGGCTACCGCGATCTGCGCAGCCGTGGTGCGGATGTCATCGGGTCCGTCCAGGACCGCATCCCGGATCATCCGGTGGATGCCATGGTGGACCGGGCCCGCTCGTTTGGACGGAATTTCAAGTTCTGGTAA
- a CDS encoding alpha/beta hydrolase — MKDGAHWVKETRTRPERFEVTAADGITLSALVIEASPQVSKLGTCYLFHGFGNSKEQMLPTAKELSAAGFRCVAWDSRGHGKSGGERATYGTHEVDDALRVIAASRRMDHGPRGMETIWAYSMGTAVALQTLPSWPEAKAAVLLAPIADLEGILRYQAEKRYHGAMTALLPVVRSSVRHAAGFDPRSIRPVDAVKHTDAKLLFIHGSDDGTVPPVQSERLLDACRPGQGKRIVLPRLGHGSVMWDLPDVTKKEAITFLANEAQKKAHRPAAIR, encoded by the coding sequence GTGAAGGACGGAGCGCACTGGGTGAAGGAGACACGGACGCGCCCGGAACGATTCGAGGTCACCGCCGCGGATGGCATCACGCTCTCCGCCTTGGTCATCGAAGCTTCCCCGCAAGTCAGCAAGCTGGGCACCTGCTACCTCTTCCACGGCTTCGGCAATTCCAAGGAGCAGATGCTGCCCACGGCGAAGGAACTCTCGGCCGCGGGATTCCGCTGCGTGGCGTGGGACAGCCGCGGCCATGGAAAGAGCGGCGGTGAGCGCGCCACCTACGGCACCCATGAGGTGGATGATGCACTACGGGTCATCGCCGCCTCACGACGGATGGATCACGGCCCGCGTGGCATGGAAACGATCTGGGCCTATTCCATGGGCACCGCGGTGGCTTTACAGACCCTGCCATCCTGGCCGGAGGCGAAGGCGGCTGTGCTCCTCGCGCCGATTGCGGATCTGGAAGGCATTCTCCGCTACCAAGCCGAAAAGCGCTATCATGGCGCGATGACCGCACTGTTGCCGGTCGTCCGCTCCAGCGTGCGTCACGCAGCGGGATTCGATCCACGATCCATCCGCCCGGTGGACGCGGTAAAGCACACGGACGCGAAACTGCTATTCATCCACGGCTCGGACGACGGCACCGTACCGCCGGTACAATCCGAACGGCTGCTCGACGCGTGCCGGCCTGGCCAAGGCAAGCGGATCGTTCTCCCGCGACTCGGGCATGGTTCCGTCATGTGGGACCTCCCCGATGTCACGAAGAAGGAAGCGATCACCTTTCTCGCAAACGAAGCCCAAAAGAAAGCCCACCGTCCTGCGGCTATCCGTTGA
- a CDS encoding DUF2752 domain-containing protein, with product MNTSPAPESRWAVASYLIRERKLGLAMTLGGAAYGLTALLGWHWFRCPFKSVTGHACPGCGLTRATLAMLRGDWAAMVKFHPLAPVFTLFWIAVGIGLACPPPWRTAYIRRLEKFEHLTRWPLWIGLALLGYSLTRWLGFCYEC from the coding sequence ATGAACACCTCCCCCGCCCCGGAATCCCGCTGGGCGGTGGCCAGCTACCTCATCCGCGAGCGGAAACTGGGCCTTGCCATGACTTTGGGGGGGGCGGCTTACGGCCTCACCGCTTTGCTTGGCTGGCACTGGTTCCGCTGCCCATTCAAGTCCGTGACCGGCCACGCCTGCCCCGGTTGCGGCCTGACCCGCGCCACTCTCGCCATGCTGCGCGGGGATTGGGCGGCGATGGTGAAATTCCACCCGCTGGCTCCCGTGTTCACCCTGTTCTGGATCGCCGTGGGAATCGGCCTCGCCTGTCCCCCACCTTGGCGAACGGCCTATATCCGGCGGCTGGAGAAATTCGAACACCTGACCCGCTGGCCGCTGTGGATCGGCCTCGCCCTGTTGGGCTATAGCTTGACCCGTTGGCTTGGTTTCTGCTATGAGTGTTAG
- a CDS encoding energy transducer TonB: MNPHHLISATCALAAVLLASCAPSTHPRQLDRLELFRINKSLEADYAAKGRDMELAKPLHLVSASKPVYPEELQDQGVTGAVTVSMTINEKGRVEVAKVLKTTDKRFNTEALAVVYKWKFDPPVGKERPRKVTAVQRIFFAAGHGDDAATALGEKFGGNLLVFHYPKDKYRSLWADKPEYLFLLQPRALVRGPRIVSQPDPVFPPTLWSQGGRAALDVSYVIGKDGSVEAARVIDSTHPVVNDVVLGAMRKWKYQPAASKEGPERVLWEKRFIFKTKNGTI; this comes from the coding sequence ATGAATCCACACCACCTGATTTCCGCCACGTGTGCCCTGGCCGCCGTTCTTCTTGCGTCCTGTGCGCCATCCACCCATCCCCGGCAACTCGACCGGTTGGAGCTCTTTAGAATCAACAAGAGTCTGGAGGCTGACTATGCAGCCAAGGGCCGGGACATGGAACTGGCCAAGCCGCTTCATCTGGTATCCGCGAGCAAGCCTGTTTATCCGGAGGAACTGCAGGATCAGGGTGTGACCGGTGCGGTGACGGTTTCCATGACGATCAATGAAAAAGGTCGGGTGGAAGTGGCGAAGGTGCTCAAAACCACTGACAAGAGGTTCAACACCGAAGCACTGGCGGTGGTCTACAAGTGGAAATTCGATCCTCCGGTGGGCAAGGAGAGACCGCGCAAGGTGACGGCCGTGCAGCGAATCTTCTTTGCCGCCGGCCACGGTGACGATGCCGCCACCGCGCTGGGTGAGAAATTCGGTGGAAACCTGCTCGTCTTCCACTATCCGAAGGACAAATACCGGTCCCTGTGGGCTGACAAGCCGGAGTATCTCTTCCTGCTGCAACCCAGGGCTCTCGTTCGCGGGCCACGGATTGTCAGCCAGCCGGATCCCGTGTTTCCCCCGACCCTGTGGTCCCAAGGGGGACGAGCGGCATTGGATGTCTCCTATGTCATCGGCAAGGACGGAAGCGTGGAAGCGGCGAGAGTGATCGACTCCACGCATCCGGTGGTGAATGATGTGGTGCTCGGCGCCATGCGGAAATGGAAGTATCAACCGGCGGCGAGCAAAGAGGGCCCCGAGCGGGTGCTATGGGAGAAACGCTTCATTTTCAAAACAAAGAACGGCACGATCTGA
- a CDS encoding right-handed parallel beta-helix repeat-containing protein, whose translation MTLDAARRILGLEPNDDPATHLKDFNEARDRIAELVRTAPNPTIAARYQAGLSEFDAALNVIRLHMAAPAINPVVPAVEATSTPVEGPGAISSEPAVHAVESAPVEQPEVLPVASPAALVLEPPAFLSQSSPVEAEPVPPPPAPIEAPAEIPVAAAVPEPEIPEATSTAPTQNLPIDLPTPTSKLVPASTEVPAPAAVVPSAPPRKKSGNGFLVTLLILLLLAVAGGYAWLRLEEDKRFARKGEIVELEKKGAKFVEDRLWDEARHIHDQIDSIDPGSEVAATLQRSIEAGINEESQQFIQHWNDRALAEFESGNYDAALAAIKEVLSKDPRNAEALELQKKIEEARKTAAFQKAKEAITAKLTAKDWEGAIAAAKEAQAKGGLEPAAAAEVASLLASAEAGKKEAEAMYLKARDFYAKAKERDAGKYDAQGLELAREAMVLAPQDPEIKALFEKLASYVRTLHVPGDFATPAEALADAHDRDRVVIAEGEWHGPLVVNAAVEIQGAGSDKTYVTCPAADGATLTIGPGGKGARVTGITFRHTSLDPSAERFSGVLVRGGQATFANCHFLEAAGHGLAVIEGGTASASHCRFSSNGWDGASASGAGSSLEVRDSDVTNNIEHGLDVWDGATGTLTGNRCDGNSRNGIHIDAGAAPVTVTNNQFRNNREFGLVLTRGEVGKVSANTATGNLMGGVVVRAAATRIAVAGNRIQSDTSPGLALEKGVNRAAYAGNEITSAVPANPTILENVDFNAQPPAEPAPVPEGAAPASAPTPMPAPVPAPKHPKKK comes from the coding sequence ATGACTCTCGATGCAGCGCGCCGCATTCTCGGACTGGAACCGAATGACGATCCGGCCACCCATCTGAAGGATTTCAATGAGGCCCGTGACCGTATCGCGGAATTGGTCCGTACCGCCCCGAATCCGACCATCGCCGCTCGCTATCAGGCCGGGCTTTCGGAGTTCGATGCAGCGCTCAATGTGATCCGCCTGCACATGGCCGCTCCGGCGATAAATCCGGTGGTGCCCGCTGTGGAGGCGACCTCCACGCCTGTCGAGGGACCGGGTGCCATCAGCAGCGAGCCTGCGGTCCATGCGGTGGAATCCGCTCCGGTAGAGCAGCCCGAAGTGCTGCCGGTGGCGTCTCCTGCGGCTCTGGTGCTGGAGCCCCCTGCCTTTTTGAGCCAGTCCTCACCCGTGGAAGCGGAACCTGTGCCGCCCCCTCCGGCTCCTATCGAAGCACCTGCGGAAATTCCGGTGGCTGCCGCCGTGCCTGAGCCGGAAATTCCCGAGGCCACATCGACCGCACCCACACAGAATCTGCCGATCGACCTGCCGACTCCCACATCGAAGTTGGTTCCCGCCTCGACCGAAGTTCCTGCTCCGGCGGCGGTCGTGCCCTCTGCGCCGCCTCGCAAGAAGAGCGGCAATGGGTTTCTGGTCACTCTGCTGATCCTGCTGCTGCTGGCGGTTGCCGGTGGCTATGCATGGCTGCGTTTGGAGGAGGACAAGCGCTTCGCACGGAAGGGAGAGATTGTGGAGTTGGAGAAGAAGGGCGCAAAGTTCGTGGAGGACCGTCTGTGGGATGAGGCCCGCCACATTCACGATCAGATCGACTCCATCGACCCGGGTTCCGAAGTGGCCGCCACCTTGCAGCGCAGCATCGAGGCGGGCATCAACGAGGAGAGCCAGCAGTTCATCCAGCATTGGAACGACCGCGCCCTCGCGGAGTTCGAGTCCGGCAACTACGATGCCGCCCTGGCCGCGATCAAGGAAGTGCTTTCCAAGGACCCGCGCAATGCGGAGGCACTGGAGCTCCAGAAGAAGATCGAGGAGGCACGCAAGACCGCCGCGTTTCAGAAAGCCAAGGAAGCCATCACCGCCAAGTTGACCGCGAAGGATTGGGAGGGAGCCATCGCCGCCGCCAAGGAAGCGCAGGCGAAAGGCGGCCTGGAACCGGCAGCGGCTGCGGAGGTGGCTTCGCTTCTTGCCAGTGCCGAAGCTGGCAAGAAGGAAGCGGAGGCGATGTATCTCAAGGCCCGCGATTTCTACGCGAAGGCCAAGGAGCGTGATGCCGGCAAGTATGACGCTCAGGGACTGGAACTGGCGCGCGAAGCGATGGTGCTGGCTCCGCAGGACCCGGAGATCAAGGCGCTCTTTGAAAAGCTCGCTTCCTACGTGCGGACATTGCATGTCCCGGGCGACTTCGCCACCCCGGCGGAGGCGCTGGCGGATGCGCATGACCGTGACCGCGTGGTCATCGCGGAGGGGGAGTGGCACGGACCGCTGGTGGTGAATGCAGCCGTGGAAATCCAAGGCGCGGGCAGCGACAAGACCTATGTGACCTGTCCCGCAGCGGATGGAGCCACACTCACGATCGGACCGGGTGGGAAGGGCGCGCGCGTCACCGGCATCACCTTCCGGCACACGTCTCTCGATCCATCGGCGGAGCGTTTCTCCGGCGTGTTGGTTCGTGGCGGCCAGGCCACCTTCGCCAATTGCCATTTCCTGGAAGCCGCAGGCCATGGCTTGGCGGTGATCGAGGGTGGGACCGCCTCCGCCAGCCATTGCCGTTTCTCCAGCAATGGCTGGGACGGTGCTTCCGCAAGCGGCGCGGGCAGTTCTCTGGAAGTCCGCGATTCCGATGTCACCAACAACATCGAGCACGGCTTGGACGTGTGGGATGGAGCCACAGGTACGCTCACCGGCAACCGCTGCGATGGCAACAGCCGCAATGGCATCCACATCGATGCCGGAGCCGCGCCCGTGACCGTCACCAACAATCAGTTCCGTAACAACCGCGAGTTCGGTCTGGTTCTGACCCGCGGTGAGGTCGGCAAGGTTTCCGCCAACACGGCAACTGGCAATCTGATGGGTGGCGTTGTCGTCCGTGCGGCCGCCACCCGCATCGCCGTCGCGGGCAACCGCATCCAGTCCGATACCTCGCCGGGACTTGCCCTTGAGAAGGGTGTGAATCGTGCGGCCTATGCGGGCAATGAAATCACCTCCGCGGTGCCTGCGAATCCGACCATCCTGGAGAACGTGGATTTCAATGCCCAGCCGCCTGCGGAACCCGCTCCCGTGCCGGAAGGCGCGGCTCCGGCTTCCGCCCCGACTCCGATGCCAGCACCCGTACCTGCGCCGAAGCATCCCAAGAAAAAGTAA
- a CDS encoding NAD+ synthase, whose amino-acid sequence MKIGIAQINAVVGDFPGNVKRLVAAYRECMEAGADLVVTPEMSLVGYPPRDLVFKSQFVPKCLQALDHLAGEIRSVPLLVGYVDHHAEGRGKPFRNAAAWLQDGEIRHRIWKSLLPTYDVFDERRYFEPGESCEPIGWNGHRIGVTVCEDIWTEDYLQRPFYDRDPAAELAARRIDVLINLSASPFHVGKPAVRRALITDVACEHGVPVVYVNSVGGNDQLVFDGHSLVVSGEGKLLAALPGFVETCHVVDLDTAPEIEPPVSEAAADLYEALVLGLRDYVTKCGFSSVCLGLSGGIDSALTAVIAADALGPQNVHGLTMPSGFSSSGSVDDSIALAEKLGIRCDVVPIQSTFESVKAAMKPVFGDLPEDVTEENMQARIRGLYLMSLSNKSGALLLTTGNKSELAVGYCTIYGDMCGGLAVISDLPKTKVYEVSRWINREREIIPWATIDKPPSAELRPDQKDQDTLPPYDVLDAILEGYVEQHLSADEIISQGHEESLVRWIQRRVDLNEWKRQQAAPGIRVTTKAFGIGRRMPIVQRFNG is encoded by the coding sequence ATGAAGATCGGCATCGCTCAGATCAACGCCGTGGTGGGGGATTTCCCTGGCAACGTGAAGCGCCTCGTGGCTGCGTATCGCGAGTGTATGGAAGCGGGTGCGGATCTGGTGGTGACGCCGGAAATGTCGCTGGTCGGCTATCCGCCGCGCGACCTCGTCTTCAAGAGCCAGTTCGTGCCGAAGTGCCTGCAGGCGCTCGATCATCTGGCGGGTGAGATCCGCTCGGTGCCGCTGCTTGTCGGCTACGTGGATCATCATGCCGAGGGCCGGGGCAAGCCGTTCCGGAACGCTGCCGCGTGGCTCCAGGATGGCGAGATCCGCCATCGCATTTGGAAGTCGCTGCTTCCCACCTACGATGTCTTCGACGAGCGCCGCTATTTCGAACCCGGTGAATCCTGCGAGCCGATCGGGTGGAATGGTCATCGCATCGGTGTGACGGTGTGTGAGGACATCTGGACCGAGGACTATCTCCAGCGTCCGTTCTACGATCGCGATCCCGCCGCGGAGCTGGCCGCGCGACGGATCGATGTGCTGATCAATCTCAGTGCTTCGCCCTTCCATGTGGGCAAGCCGGCGGTGCGGCGCGCGCTCATCACCGATGTGGCCTGCGAACACGGCGTGCCGGTGGTGTATGTGAATTCCGTGGGTGGGAATGACCAACTTGTGTTCGATGGACATTCGCTGGTGGTGAGCGGGGAGGGGAAGCTGCTGGCGGCCTTGCCCGGGTTTGTCGAAACCTGTCACGTGGTCGATCTGGATACCGCGCCCGAAATCGAGCCGCCGGTGTCCGAGGCGGCGGCTGATTTGTATGAGGCGCTGGTGCTCGGTCTCCGTGACTATGTCACCAAATGCGGCTTCTCAAGCGTGTGCCTGGGGCTGAGCGGCGGGATCGATTCCGCGCTTACCGCGGTGATCGCCGCTGATGCGCTGGGACCGCAGAACGTCCATGGTCTCACCATGCCGAGCGGCTTTTCGTCATCCGGCAGTGTGGATGATTCCATCGCACTGGCGGAGAAGCTGGGCATTCGTTGTGATGTCGTGCCGATTCAGAGCACCTTCGAATCGGTGAAGGCGGCGATGAAGCCGGTTTTCGGCGATCTTCCCGAGGACGTCACGGAGGAGAACATGCAGGCGCGCATCCGCGGCCTCTACCTCATGTCACTCTCCAACAAATCCGGGGCGCTGCTGCTGACCACCGGCAACAAGTCGGAATTGGCGGTCGGCTACTGCACCATCTACGGTGACATGTGCGGCGGCCTCGCGGTGATCTCCGATCTTCCGAAGACGAAAGTCTATGAAGTCTCGCGATGGATCAATCGCGAGCGGGAGATCATTCCATGGGCCACCATCGACAAGCCGCCGAGCGCCGAGCTCCGTCCTGATCAAAAGGACCAGGACACGCTGCCGCCGTATGATGTGCTGGATGCGATCCTGGAAGGCTACGTCGAGCAGCACCTTTCCGCGGATGAAATCATCTCGCAGGGTCATGAGGAATCCCTCGTCCGCTGGATCCAGCGCCGCGTGGATCTCAATGAATGGAAACGCCAGCAGGCGGCACCGGGCATCCGTGTGACCACCAAGGCCTTTGGCATCGGGCGGCGCATGCCGATCGTGCAGCGCTTCAACGGATAG
- the purU gene encoding formyltetrahydrofolate deformylase, whose translation MARAGLILKLSCPDQPGIVAKVASYVASHHGNLVEFAQFSDQLGKKFFARLEIHTADLDVDVEDFIEGFGTLGRSLRATWHFRRLPFKMRTAVLVTKTDHCLQEVLWRTELGEMPVEITSVIGNRETCRSAAERAGFDFRYVEMEGRREEGFREIRELLVEQKVELVVLARFMQILPDWFCEEFAGRVINIHHSFLPAFIGANPYKQAHERGVKFIGATCHYVTGELDAGPIIEQEVERVQHFHGPADLVRLGRSCERAALAKGIRYHVHDRTILDGHRAIVFPD comes from the coding sequence ATGGCCCGTGCCGGATTGATCCTGAAATTGAGTTGCCCCGACCAACCGGGGATCGTTGCGAAAGTCGCCAGCTATGTTGCCTCCCATCACGGCAATCTGGTGGAGTTCGCCCAGTTCTCCGACCAGCTTGGGAAAAAGTTCTTCGCCCGCCTGGAGATCCACACCGCGGATCTGGATGTGGATGTGGAGGATTTCATCGAGGGCTTCGGGACGCTCGGCCGCTCGCTCCGCGCCACCTGGCATTTCCGCCGCCTGCCCTTCAAGATGCGCACGGCGGTGCTGGTGACGAAAACCGACCACTGCCTGCAGGAGGTTCTGTGGCGCACCGAGCTGGGCGAGATGCCGGTGGAGATCACCTCGGTGATCGGCAACCGGGAAACCTGCCGCAGCGCCGCGGAACGGGCCGGGTTCGATTTCCGCTATGTGGAGATGGAAGGCCGCCGCGAGGAGGGCTTCCGCGAGATCCGGGAATTGCTGGTGGAGCAGAAGGTGGAACTGGTGGTGCTGGCGCGCTTCATGCAGATCCTGCCGGACTGGTTCTGCGAGGAATTCGCGGGTCGGGTGATCAATATCCACCACAGTTTCCTGCCGGCCTTCATCGGGGCGAATCCGTACAAGCAGGCTCATGAGCGCGGCGTGAAATTCATCGGTGCCACCTGTCACTACGTGACGGGAGAACTGGATGCAGGACCAATCATCGAGCAGGAGGTGGAGCGTGTGCAGCACTTCCACGGACCCGCGGACCTCGTCCGTCTCGGCCGGAGCTGCGAGCGCGCCGCGCTGGCGAAGGGCATCCGCTATCACGTCCACGACCGCACGATCCTCGATGGCCACCGTGCGATCGTGTTTCCGGATTGA